In one window of Niallia sp. Man26 DNA:
- a CDS encoding MFS transporter translates to MKNTTKKITIPRSIGYGLTDIMGGGAFTIISAWLLYYYTTFVGLTPVEGASIIAIARIVDAIVSLAIGSITDNLYKYKIGRKLGRRRFFLLIGSPLMFTYILLWITGMNYWYYLLSYLLFEIVMALVLIPWETLPSEMTKDFNDRTKLSTARMFLSGLGVFLATFIPGRLISFFGEDNGYAYFINAVFFAIIFAICIFISYKVTWEKTLTPEEEKEWIASRETSNRKGAKELLATFVETIKVYFSTLKIKSFRKHLMIYLFSYTAKDVFNAVFVYFCVFALSISSSLAGDMLSLSIIGVPITILAGYLMIKFGPNSLYKVSYLTMIVCLAAFYAVYLMKPESMIMYVFIISALYQVGRAILDFTPWNVFPFIPDIDEIVTRQRREGVFAAVMTFTRKSTVALATFFVGIVLQFGGFTAGQSTQSPQAVHTIVYTLVFGSALLLIAALVVVFTFKLNKKTHKILVDEIERLKNNGSKKEVDPETREVVEALTGYKYDDIWEDNEKEVPIKSACS, encoded by the coding sequence ATGAAAAACACAACAAAGAAAATTACGATTCCACGAAGTATCGGCTACGGATTAACTGATATAATGGGAGGCGGGGCTTTTACCATTATATCTGCGTGGCTGTTATACTACTATACAACATTTGTCGGATTAACTCCTGTTGAAGGGGCCTCAATTATTGCTATTGCCCGCATTGTTGATGCAATTGTTTCTTTAGCAATTGGAAGCATTACCGATAACCTTTATAAATATAAAATAGGCAGAAAGCTCGGAAGACGGCGTTTCTTTCTTCTAATTGGCTCTCCTTTAATGTTTACATATATTTTGCTTTGGATAACGGGGATGAATTACTGGTATTATTTATTAAGTTATTTATTGTTTGAAATTGTAATGGCTTTAGTACTGATTCCGTGGGAAACACTGCCATCAGAGATGACAAAAGACTTTAATGACCGTACAAAATTATCTACTGCAAGAATGTTTTTATCAGGGTTAGGTGTATTTCTGGCCACTTTTATTCCCGGACGACTAATTTCCTTTTTCGGAGAAGATAATGGGTATGCGTATTTCATTAATGCAGTATTTTTCGCTATCATTTTTGCAATCTGTATTTTTATTTCTTATAAAGTAACATGGGAAAAAACGCTAACTCCAGAAGAGGAAAAAGAATGGATTGCTAGCAGAGAAACTTCTAATAGAAAAGGTGCCAAGGAATTATTAGCAACATTTGTTGAAACTATTAAGGTTTATTTCTCTACTTTAAAAATTAAAAGCTTCCGCAAGCATTTAATGATTTATTTATTCTCCTATACGGCGAAGGATGTTTTTAATGCAGTGTTTGTGTATTTCTGTGTTTTTGCATTAAGTATTTCCTCTTCTCTGGCAGGGGACATGCTGTCACTGAGTATTATTGGAGTTCCTATTACTATTTTAGCTGGATATCTGATGATTAAGTTCGGTCCAAACAGCTTATATAAAGTGTCATATCTTACGATGATTGTTTGTTTAGCTGCGTTTTATGCTGTGTATTTAATGAAACCTGAATCCATGATTATGTATGTGTTTATTATTTCAGCATTGTACCAAGTTGGTAGAGCGATATTAGACTTTACGCCTTGGAATGTCTTTCCGTTCATACCTGATATAGATGAAATTGTCACAAGACAGCGTCGTGAAGGGGTATTTGCTGCTGTGATGACATTTACTCGTAAAAGCACGGTTGCCCTTGCTACATTTTTTGTCGGAATTGTATTGCAATTTGGCGGTTTTACTGCAGGCCAATCAACACAATCTCCTCAAGCAGTGCACACGATTGTTTACACATTAGTTTTTGGTTCAGCCTTGCTTTTAATCGCAGCATTAGTGGTTGTGTTCACTTTTAAATTGAACAAGAAGACGCATAAGATTCTTGTTGATGAAATCGAAAGATTAAAAAATAACGGTTCAAAGAAAGAGGTTGATCCAGAAACACGAGAAGTCGTGGAAGCATTAACAGGATACAAATATGACGATATATGGGAAGACAATGAGAAGGAAGTTCCAATAAAATCAGCCTGCAGCTGA
- the rpmG gene encoding 50S ribosomal protein L33 has translation MRVKITLACTETGDRNYITTKNKRNNPDRIELMKYCPRLKRRTLHRETK, from the coding sequence ATGAGAGTAAAAATTACATTAGCTTGTACAGAAACAGGGGACAGAAATTATATCACGACTAAAAATAAACGCAACAATCCTGACCGTATTGAATTAATGAAGTATTGCCCTCGTTTAAAAAGGCGTACTTTGCATAGAGAAACAAAGTAA
- a CDS encoding GTP-binding protein, which yields MSKIPVTVLSGYLGAGKTTLLNHVLNNREGMKIAVIVNDMSEVNIDSEIVQTKGGFSRTEEKLVELSNGCICCTLREDLLIEVEKLANQGDIDYIIIESSGISEPIPVAQTFSYIDDELGIDLTRFCRLDTMVTVVDANRFWHDYESGDSLLDRKEAVGENDERNIADLLIDQIEFSNILLLNKCDLVTKEAAANLENVLRTLQPEAKIIRTENSLIDIKEIMNTNRFDFEKASESAGWLKELQAGPAAHTPETEEYGVSSFVYYRKRPFHSERFHTWCSSMPMQIVRAKGIAWCASRNDLALLLSQAGPSVKIEPISYWVASLPENRQAEIIQSNPQLMENWDKEHGDRHTKLVFIGMDLDIDVITKELDECLLTEAEYNSEWNKLEDPYNWVLS from the coding sequence ATGAGTAAAATACCAGTCACAGTATTAAGCGGCTATTTAGGTGCAGGTAAAACAACCTTGCTGAATCATGTTTTAAATAACCGGGAAGGCATGAAGATTGCTGTCATCGTTAATGATATGAGTGAAGTAAATATTGATAGTGAAATAGTTCAAACAAAGGGCGGTTTTTCAAGAACAGAAGAGAAATTGGTTGAATTGTCCAATGGGTGCATTTGCTGTACATTACGGGAAGACTTATTAATCGAGGTAGAGAAATTAGCTAATCAAGGGGATATTGACTACATCATCATTGAATCATCAGGAATTAGTGAGCCCATTCCTGTAGCCCAAACCTTCTCCTATATCGATGACGAGTTAGGGATTGACCTGACAAGATTTTGCAGGCTGGATACAATGGTAACCGTTGTGGATGCAAACCGATTTTGGCATGACTATGAATCTGGTGATTCTTTGCTTGACCGCAAGGAAGCAGTCGGTGAAAATGATGAACGGAATATTGCTGATTTGCTTATTGATCAAATTGAATTTAGCAATATCCTTTTACTGAATAAATGTGACTTAGTAACAAAAGAGGCAGCCGCAAATCTAGAGAATGTCTTGAGAACTTTACAGCCTGAAGCAAAAATTATCCGCACGGAAAACAGTTTGATAGACATAAAGGAAATTATGAATACGAACAGATTTGATTTTGAAAAAGCTAGTGAATCAGCAGGCTGGCTTAAAGAGTTACAAGCAGGACCTGCAGCACATACGCCAGAGACAGAGGAATATGGCGTAAGTTCTTTTGTTTATTACCGTAAGAGACCTTTTCATTCAGAACGATTCCATACATGGTGCAGCTCCATGCCGATGCAGATTGTCCGCGCAAAAGGAATTGCCTGGTGTGCTTCTCGCAATGATTTAGCATTATTGCTTTCACAAGCAGGACCATCTGTTAAGATTGAACCAATTTCTTATTGGGTTGCTTCTCTTCCTGAAAACAGACAAGCAGAGATTATTCAAAGTAACCCTCAGTTAATGGAGAATTGGGATAAGGAACACGGCGACCGACATACGAAACTAGTGTTTATTGGAATGGATTTAGATATTGATGTCATCACGAAGGAATTAGATGAGTGTTTGTTGACAGAAGCTGAATACAACAGTGAATGGAACAAGCTGGAGGATCCCTATAATTGGGTGCTTTCATAA
- a CDS encoding alpha-galactosidase — protein MGILFDSNRKIFHLQARNTSYVMEIARDGYLLHLYWGRKVKEYRHSNFLQLMDRGFSGNPYQHKEDRTFSLDTLPLEYPQYGNSDFRKPSYQIQLENGSTITDLRYQSHLIYKGKKPLEGLPATFVEKEEEAETLEITMVDELIGLQVVLSYSVFEHFNVITRSVKIINDGEQSLKLLNVQSLCVDFREADFDFLHLHGAHVRERHIERQPLRHGIQSIESSRGSSSHQHNPFIALLRKEATEDKGEVYGFNFVYSGNFLAQAEVDQFSCTRVTMGINPFDFSWKLEPGEAFQAPEAVMVYSSEGLGSMSRTFHDLYQTHLIRGEYRDKERPILVNNWEATYFDFTAERILEIAEAGKELGIELFVLDDGWFGKRDNDKTSLGDWFVNNRKLPNGLNKLASDVEAKGMKFGLWFEPEMVSVDSDLYREHPDWCLHVPGRQSSESRNQLVLDLSREDVCKEITKRVSDILGNMPISYVKWDMNRNMTEIGSALLPPDRQRETAHRYMLGLYKILEEITASFPHVLFESCSGGGGRFDPGMLHYMPQTWTSDNTDAVSRLKIQYGTSLVYPVSSIGAHVSAVPNHQVQRTTSISMRGDVAMSGNLGYELDLTRVSEEDKIAVKNQVSYYKEIRSLIQFGEFYRLKSPFEGNETAWLFTNKEKTEVIVYYFKVLAEPAASDSVLKLRGIDVNKEYQVNGTDTVYGGDELAFAGLSIPIEMIQGDFQSFCWHLKAL, from the coding sequence ATGGGTATTTTGTTTGATTCGAACAGGAAAATTTTTCATCTGCAAGCACGTAACACAAGTTATGTCATGGAAATTGCCAGAGACGGCTATTTGCTGCATCTTTATTGGGGAAGAAAGGTAAAGGAATACCGCCATTCTAATTTTCTGCAGCTCATGGATCGCGGTTTTTCTGGGAACCCATATCAGCATAAAGAGGATCGAACCTTTTCACTAGATACATTGCCGCTAGAGTACCCACAGTACGGCAATTCAGATTTTCGAAAGCCCAGCTATCAAATTCAGCTCGAAAACGGTTCAACTATAACTGACTTGCGGTATCAATCACATTTAATCTATAAAGGAAAGAAGCCTTTAGAAGGATTGCCGGCTACCTTTGTTGAGAAGGAAGAGGAAGCAGAAACACTCGAAATTACGATGGTCGATGAGCTTATTGGATTACAGGTGGTATTGAGCTACAGTGTATTTGAACACTTTAATGTGATTACAAGATCTGTAAAAATCATTAATGACGGCGAGCAGTCCTTAAAGCTGTTAAATGTGCAGAGTCTATGTGTAGACTTCCGAGAAGCCGATTTCGATTTTCTGCACTTACATGGTGCTCATGTTAGGGAGAGACATATTGAAAGACAGCCGCTCCGCCATGGTATCCAATCCATTGAAAGCAGCAGAGGCTCCAGCAGTCATCAGCATAATCCGTTTATAGCGCTGCTTAGAAAAGAAGCAACAGAGGATAAAGGAGAGGTTTATGGCTTTAACTTTGTATATAGCGGTAATTTTCTGGCACAAGCAGAAGTGGATCAATTTAGCTGTACACGAGTAACAATGGGGATTAATCCTTTTGATTTCAGCTGGAAGCTAGAACCTGGTGAAGCTTTTCAGGCACCAGAGGCGGTTATGGTGTATTCGTCAGAGGGACTTGGGAGCATGTCAAGAACGTTTCATGACCTGTATCAAACCCATTTAATTAGAGGAGAATATCGAGATAAAGAACGTCCAATTCTTGTGAATAACTGGGAAGCAACTTATTTTGACTTTACTGCTGAGCGTATTTTGGAAATTGCAGAAGCAGGAAAAGAGCTTGGAATCGAATTATTTGTTCTCGATGATGGCTGGTTTGGCAAAAGAGATAATGACAAAACATCACTTGGAGACTGGTTTGTCAATAATCGTAAACTTCCAAATGGCTTAAATAAGCTGGCATCAGATGTTGAAGCGAAAGGGATGAAATTCGGTCTATGGTTTGAACCAGAGATGGTATCTGTTGACAGTGATTTATACCGTGAGCATCCAGATTGGTGCCTCCATGTTCCGGGACGGCAAAGCTCCGAAAGCAGAAACCAATTGGTCTTGGATTTATCGAGAGAAGATGTATGTAAAGAAATTACGAAGCGAGTTAGTGATATTTTAGGAAATATGCCTATTTCCTATGTGAAATGGGATATGAACCGTAACATGACAGAGATTGGTTCTGCACTTCTTCCACCTGACAGGCAAAGAGAAACAGCCCATCGGTATATGCTCGGCTTATATAAAATACTTGAAGAAATAACAGCTTCTTTTCCACATGTACTTTTCGAAAGCTGCTCAGGTGGCGGCGGAAGATTCGATCCAGGGATGCTCCATTATATGCCGCAGACTTGGACGAGTGATAATACGGATGCAGTATCCAGACTAAAGATTCAATACGGAACAAGCTTAGTATATCCTGTTTCTTCAATTGGAGCACATGTTTCAGCGGTCCCTAATCATCAGGTGCAGCGGACTACATCTATAAGTATGCGCGGCGATGTGGCAATGTCAGGCAACTTAGGCTATGAATTGGATTTAACAAGGGTGTCAGAAGAAGATAAAATCGCCGTTAAAAATCAGGTTTCCTATTATAAAGAAATCCGAAGCCTCATTCAGTTTGGTGAGTTTTACCGCTTGAAAAGCCCCTTTGAAGGAAATGAAACAGCATGGCTTTTTACTAATAAGGAAAAAACGGAAGTAATCGTCTATTACTTTAAAGTGCTCGCAGAACCAGCCGCTTCAGATTCTGTTTTGAAGCTGAGAGGGATTGATGTAAATAAAGAGTATCAAGTAAACGGCACAGACACAGTTTACGGTGGAGATGAACTTGCTTTTGCCGGATTAAGTATTCCTATTGAAATGATACAAGGCGATTTTCAAAGCTTTTGCTGGCATTTGAAAGCTTTATAG
- a CDS encoding GNAT family N-acetyltransferase — protein sequence MNFRKATRQDIKAMMHLRKAQLVDEGLEADIDIDEELYHFFEKQLSGGSLIQYLVEDDEEVVACGAFIIYPFPPSFTNRSGKRAYITNMYTNKDYRGKGIATKLLKLLVEEAKEAGIKKLWLGASEMGRPVYKKFGFIETDEYMELNI from the coding sequence TTGAATTTCCGTAAAGCAACAAGACAGGATATTAAAGCAATGATGCATTTACGAAAAGCCCAATTAGTGGACGAAGGGTTAGAGGCAGATATAGATATTGACGAGGAACTGTATCATTTTTTTGAAAAACAGTTAAGTGGTGGGTCCTTAATTCAATATTTAGTAGAGGATGATGAGGAGGTTGTTGCATGTGGAGCTTTCATCATTTATCCATTTCCGCCAAGCTTTACGAACCGAAGTGGAAAAAGAGCGTATATAACCAATATGTATACTAATAAAGACTACCGAGGCAAAGGGATTGCTACAAAGCTATTAAAATTACTCGTTGAGGAAGCGAAGGAAGCAGGCATAAAAAAATTATGGCTTGGGGCTTCAGAGATGGGCAGACCAGTTTATAAAAAATTTGGGTTTATCGAAACAGATGAGTATATGGAATTAAACATTTAG
- the rpsN gene encoding 30S ribosomal protein S14, protein MAKKSKVVKEKKRQVMVEKYAAIRKELKEKGDYEALRKLPRDSSPTRLKNRCEVTGRPRGYFRKFNMSRIAFREYAHKGQIPGVKKASW, encoded by the coding sequence ATGGCAAAAAAGTCTAAAGTAGTAAAAGAGAAAAAACGCCAAGTAATGGTAGAAAAGTACGCAGCTATTAGAAAGGAATTAAAAGAGAAGGGAGATTATGAAGCACTACGAAAGCTACCGCGGGATTCTTCACCAACACGACTTAAGAACCGATGTGAAGTCACAGGCAGACCAAGAGGCTATTTTAGAAAATTTAACATGTCTCGTATTGCTTTTAGGGAGTATGCACATAAAGGGCAAATTCCAGGAGTAAAAAAAGCCAGTTGGTAA
- a CDS encoding LacI family DNA-binding transcriptional regulator, whose product MATIKDIAEKANVSTATVSRILNKDETLSVTAATRKRVLQVVDELDYKPSRKKQTKEIKAVSTYQIGIIILNDETIDPYFQSIRLGIEGICHEYSMNLASTMIIGKNQITGSGLDSLDGLIVIGDVDIADLKTIYPEAKHIVAVDQIPKNANVDVVISDFVRATNMVLDHLLTLGHTDIAYIGGEGRVFKVSNLETTDKIDVRRKAFENFLKEKELNKASRILEGDWGPTGGYALTQKLLNLTPRPTAIVVASDPMALGVLSCLHEQGIKVPDEISVISFDDIEAAAFMNPRLSTVKIHGEEMGKTAVKLLHDQLNGRIIPLQVTLPVELILRESVKGLN is encoded by the coding sequence ATGGCAACAATCAAAGATATTGCAGAAAAAGCCAATGTATCCACGGCGACAGTTTCCAGAATACTTAATAAAGACGAGACCCTCTCTGTAACAGCAGCAACAAGAAAACGGGTGTTACAAGTGGTTGATGAGCTTGATTACAAGCCATCCAGAAAGAAGCAAACGAAGGAAATAAAAGCAGTTAGTACCTATCAAATAGGCATTATCATTCTGAATGATGAAACAATCGATCCTTATTTTCAGTCAATTCGCCTTGGTATAGAAGGTATATGCCATGAGTATTCAATGAATCTTGCTTCCACTATGATTATAGGCAAAAACCAGATTACAGGAAGCGGTCTCGACTCCTTAGATGGCTTAATTGTTATAGGCGATGTCGATATTGCTGACCTGAAGACAATCTATCCTGAAGCGAAGCATATAGTTGCTGTTGATCAGATTCCTAAAAATGCAAATGTGGATGTTGTTATTTCCGATTTCGTTCGTGCTACAAACATGGTTTTAGACCATCTTCTAACACTCGGACATACTGATATTGCCTATATAGGAGGCGAGGGCAGGGTATTTAAAGTCAGTAATCTTGAAACAACGGACAAGATAGATGTGCGCAGAAAAGCCTTTGAAAATTTTCTAAAAGAGAAGGAATTAAATAAAGCAAGCAGGATATTGGAAGGAGATTGGGGGCCAACAGGCGGGTACGCTCTTACACAAAAGCTGCTTAACTTAACTCCGAGACCAACAGCCATTGTTGTTGCCAGTGATCCGATGGCATTAGGTGTGCTCAGCTGCTTGCATGAACAAGGCATAAAGGTTCCCGACGAAATTTCTGTTATCAGTTTTGATGATATTGAAGCAGCAGCATTTATGAATCCAAGACTCTCTACAGTAAAGATTCATGGGGAGGAAATGGGGAAAACAGCTGTTAAGCTTCTGCATGATCAATTGAACGGGAGAATAATACCATTGCAAGTGACATTACCTGTTGAATTGATTTTGCGCGAAAGTGTAAAAGGTTTGAACTAA
- a CDS encoding EAL domain-containing protein: MDNPLRNDSIFDMYKSLFNNNSDPCFAISINGDFLHINKAAESLTGYTSAEFSSLSYAELIDESQLENTLNRIEKLLHGHAENAELTIKNKQGERIELSIVALPIYKDERTIGIVGVAKDVTSKNYIASLVKEQNKILKMIVSGTKYTLILDEIVSIVENFAKDCLCTVMIADQEAKKLYTASSPNLPDEFIDFINGIPIAPNTGSCGTAAYKKMQVVVEDISNDCLWADYRDIALKHGLQACWSTPVFDSNNDVIGCFAIYHRIPTAPSANVTKLIEEATYLTSLVIQRGLAEEKIHRLAYHDDLTGLPNRRVFADNLKVAITNFQPTCSIRHLALLFMDLDRFKVINDTLGHHIGDELLQEFADRLKHCIGTNGVVSRQGGDEFILLLENVTEEEVRSKANKVIDILSSPFLIGGHEIFITPSIGISMHPKDGDDDVTLIRNADIAMYEAKKKGRNNYQFYNEKFDFQSSELLVLETELRKADITKHFILHFQPIIDLKTNAVTSAEALIRWQHPKFGLISPDKFIRIAEDTGLIIPIGEWVIRKVCQEIKERIRRGFIPINFSVNLSLRQFFDSNLVTTMASILEEEGIEPSYITLEITESMTMDVEKASQILYQLKELGVEISIDDFGTGYSSLQYLQKFPIDYLKIDKSFIQNIVVNKDDYNIASTIIVMAHNLGLKVIAEGVETEEQVEILKGFKCEKAQGYFYSKPLPLDELRLLEEEKNE; encoded by the coding sequence ATGGATAATCCTTTACGAAATGATTCGATATTCGATATGTATAAGTCTTTGTTTAATAATAATAGTGATCCATGTTTTGCGATAAGCATTAATGGTGACTTTTTGCATATTAATAAAGCGGCAGAAAGCTTGACTGGATATACCAGTGCTGAGTTTTCATCATTATCATACGCCGAATTAATTGATGAGTCTCAGTTAGAAAATACCCTTAACCGTATCGAAAAATTGCTTCATGGTCATGCTGAGAATGCTGAGTTAACGATCAAAAACAAACAGGGAGAGAGAATTGAATTATCTATAGTGGCCCTTCCAATCTATAAAGATGAGAGGACAATAGGGATTGTTGGTGTGGCGAAGGATGTCACTAGTAAAAATTATATTGCATCACTTGTAAAAGAACAAAATAAAATTTTAAAAATGATTGTTAGCGGAACAAAATATACGCTGATCCTTGATGAAATTGTCTCGATTGTTGAAAATTTTGCAAAAGATTGCCTTTGTACTGTGATGATTGCCGATCAGGAAGCGAAAAAGCTCTATACAGCTTCCTCTCCTAATCTGCCAGATGAGTTTATTGACTTTATTAACGGTATTCCGATTGCACCAAATACAGGATCATGCGGAACTGCTGCCTATAAAAAAATGCAGGTAGTTGTTGAAGATATTTCAAATGATTGTTTATGGGCAGACTATCGGGATATCGCATTAAAGCATGGACTGCAAGCATGCTGGTCTACTCCAGTTTTTGACAGCAATAACGATGTAATTGGTTGTTTTGCTATTTATCACCGTATACCGACGGCTCCAAGTGCGAATGTAACAAAGCTGATAGAGGAGGCTACCTATCTAACGAGTCTCGTTATTCAAAGAGGTTTAGCTGAAGAAAAAATCCATCGCCTTGCATACCACGATGATCTGACTGGACTGCCTAACAGGCGGGTTTTTGCTGATAATTTAAAAGTGGCAATCACTAACTTTCAACCTACTTGCAGCATTCGGCATTTAGCATTGCTGTTTATGGATTTAGATCGCTTTAAAGTTATTAATGATACACTTGGTCACCATATTGGGGATGAACTTTTACAAGAGTTTGCAGATCGATTAAAGCATTGTATTGGAACGAATGGGGTAGTTTCCAGACAGGGGGGCGATGAATTTATTCTCCTGCTTGAAAATGTTACTGAAGAAGAAGTAAGAAGTAAAGCAAATAAGGTTATTGATATCCTTTCTTCGCCTTTCCTAATCGGTGGGCATGAAATATTTATTACTCCAAGTATTGGTATATCGATGCACCCAAAAGATGGTGATGATGATGTGACACTTATCCGTAACGCAGACATTGCCATGTATGAAGCAAAGAAAAAAGGAAGAAATAATTATCAGTTTTATAATGAGAAATTCGATTTTCAATCATCAGAACTGTTGGTATTAGAAACAGAATTAAGAAAGGCAGACATTACTAAACACTTCATCTTACATTTTCAACCGATTATTGATTTGAAGACAAATGCTGTGACAAGTGCTGAAGCCTTAATAAGATGGCAGCATCCTAAATTTGGACTCATTTCCCCAGATAAATTCATCCGTATTGCCGAAGATACTGGTCTGATTATCCCGATTGGGGAATGGGTAATACGAAAAGTTTGCCAAGAAATTAAAGAAAGAATCAGAAGAGGATTTATTCCAATAAACTTTTCTGTCAATCTATCTTTACGTCAGTTTTTTGACAGCAATCTTGTTACAACGATGGCAAGTATATTAGAAGAGGAAGGAATTGAACCTTCTTATATAACACTGGAAATCACCGAGAGTATGACTATGGATGTTGAAAAAGCTAGTCAAATTCTTTATCAATTGAAGGAGCTTGGCGTGGAAATTTCCATAGACGATTTTGGGACTGGTTACAGTTCTCTGCAATATTTGCAAAAGTTTCCAATCGACTACTTAAAAATTGATAAATCCTTTATCCAAAACATCGTAGTGAATAAAGATGATTATAATATTGCTTCAACCATTATTGTCATGGCCCATAATCTTGGGCTGAAGGTCATTGCAGAAGGGGTAGAAACAGAAGAACAAGTTGAAATTTTAAAAGGTTTTAAATGCGAAAAAGCGCAAGGCTACTTTTACAGCAAGCCTCTGCCTCTTGATGAGCTTCGTTTATTGGAGGAAGAGAAAAACGAATAA
- a CDS encoding cell wall hydrolase has product MPRVNYKSSDVDLMARMMRAEAEGEGQQGMLYVGNVIVNRLKANCSDFEGLRTIPQVIYQVQGNNYSFEAVQKGNVFYQRARTAEKKLAKMNLDYWRDHPGKFALWYFNPYAPCPPTWYGQPQSGQYKNHCYYEPKAGTCESVYTGG; this is encoded by the coding sequence ATGCCGCGTGTAAATTACAAAAGTTCAGATGTTGATTTAATGGCAAGAATGATGAGAGCAGAAGCAGAAGGTGAAGGCCAGCAAGGTATGCTGTATGTTGGCAATGTTATTGTCAATCGTCTGAAAGCGAACTGTTCTGATTTTGAAGGATTAAGAACGATACCTCAAGTCATTTATCAAGTGCAAGGTAATAACTATTCCTTTGAAGCGGTTCAAAAGGGAAATGTTTTTTATCAAAGAGCGAGAACAGCCGAAAAAAAATTGGCTAAAATGAACTTAGATTATTGGAGAGATCACCCAGGTAAGTTTGCTCTTTGGTATTTCAATCCATATGCTCCATGCCCACCGACATGGTACGGTCAGCCTCAATCTGGTCAATATAAAAATCATTGTTATTATGAACCTAAAGCAGGGACTTGTGAAAGTGTCTATACTGGTGGCTGA
- a CDS encoding HAMP domain-containing sensor histidine kinase has protein sequence MQFQYDQLLLQMLIVQIPIILYLVISNDRGDKAGENVLWGILCAITMGLSVSFSIILDGIRLDSRMVPWYLAFIYGGNYAGILVTVCFFIVRLLYGGIGMFPSFIGMLISVVFIFWTKNKFHTLIVKKKIYLSVLFVSFSSAMLPIIALLFGKDLTTMTTLLNYSLFVLVNGLLAWFSIYLIESHREKMLLRKEIQRNEKMQVVGELAASVAHEIRNPMTSIKGFLQLLTKADNLSAPQKEYLNISLEELNRANEIISDYLSLGKSQSRKKHSVLDLELEAKKSISSLSSYAMLFNVDVAFEIQGRAVIMGNSAQIQQMFVNLIKNAIEAAAKNVQVSIRQNEKEVHIFICDDGEGMSADQLDKLGLPFYSTKEKGTGLGLMVTLQIIKELGGKWRVTSDKKRGTMFHITFSEI, from the coding sequence ATGCAATTTCAATATGACCAGCTGCTGCTACAAATGCTGATTGTTCAAATACCTATTATTCTTTATTTAGTAATATCAAATGACCGCGGTGATAAAGCTGGAGAGAACGTGCTGTGGGGTATCTTATGTGCCATTACGATGGGGCTTTCTGTCAGTTTTTCCATTATTCTTGATGGCATCCGCCTTGATTCGCGCATGGTGCCGTGGTACTTAGCATTTATATATGGCGGTAATTATGCCGGAATTCTAGTAACCGTCTGTTTCTTTATTGTTCGATTGTTATATGGAGGAATCGGTATGTTTCCTTCCTTTATTGGAATGCTTATTTCGGTGGTATTTATTTTTTGGACTAAAAATAAGTTTCATACATTAATAGTGAAAAAGAAGATTTATTTATCCGTTTTATTCGTTTCTTTTTCATCTGCCATGCTGCCAATCATTGCATTGTTATTTGGGAAAGACCTAACGACAATGACCACATTATTGAACTATAGTCTTTTTGTTCTTGTAAACGGCCTTCTTGCCTGGTTCTCTATCTATTTGATTGAGTCACACCGGGAAAAAATGCTGTTAAGAAAAGAAATCCAAAGAAATGAAAAAATGCAAGTTGTCGGGGAGCTTGCTGCAAGTGTTGCTCATGAGATAAGAAACCCGATGACAAGTATTAAAGGTTTTTTGCAGCTTCTTACGAAAGCAGACAATTTATCAGCTCCGCAAAAGGAATATTTAAACATAAGTTTAGAAGAATTGAACAGAGCCAATGAAATTATTTCTGATTATTTATCGTTAGGAAAAAGCCAAAGCAGAAAGAAACATAGTGTCCTTGATTTGGAGCTAGAAGCAAAAAAATCAATAAGCTCTCTTTCTTCTTATGCGATGCTGTTTAATGTGGATGTTGCTTTTGAGATTCAAGGGCGAGCAGTCATTATGGGCAATTCAGCGCAGATTCAACAAATGTTTGTGAATCTCATCAAAAACGCTATAGAAGCAGCGGCTAAAAACGTTCAAGTATCCATTCGGCAAAACGAAAAGGAAGTCCATATCTTTATCTGTGATGACGGAGAAGGGATGTCTGCAGACCAGCTGGATAAGCTTGGATTACCCTTTTACTCGACAAAAGAAAAAGGGACAGGCTTAGGCTTGATGGTCACTTTGCAAATCATTAAGGAATTAGGCGGAAAGTGGCGTGTAACCAGCGACAAAAAAAGGGGAACTATGTTCCATATTACTTTTAGTGAAATATAA